In one window of Arachis ipaensis cultivar K30076 chromosome B06, Araip1.1, whole genome shotgun sequence DNA:
- the LOC107648796 gene encoding uncharacterized protein LOC107648796 translates to MSNRSLNEYENSTRLHLLAKDVHNLPEGLRIVVNFDKHHAAIGEAAGLLAGVCGQLATDYVAFPISFEKWSDIPASFFENQWNIFFLARFCFKVSDNLAKRFLLQSLGKKWREHRIKLWNDFYDPRLSKTEIINNAPEDIAPDQWALFVEYRLKPETQKLCKRNQEIRQKQIISHTSGAKSIARRKAELTEETGKEVSRVQMWDITHKKIDGSYVNEKAKEIAEKIEAHSSQQPMESTVNSPLDALGVVFGKEHPGRVRGLGMGVVPTIAFKNNTTRISQMNLGSSNDVGTSSTCGSNVQEELDAVKAQLQALVSYIASKEGGKIPIQLAGMFPTQQVSQGLDQESEILSPKELGSRSYGASNKEA, encoded by the exons ATGTCAAACCGTTCATTGA ATGAATATGAAAATAGTACACGCCTTCATTTATTAGCGAAGGATGTGCATAATTTGCCAGAAGGTTTGCGCATAGTCGTCAATTTTGATAAGCATCATGCAGCAATAGGAGAAGCAGCTGGACTCCTTGCAGGAGTTTGTGGGCAATTGGCCACTGATTATGTAGCATTTCCAATCAGTTTTGAAAAGTGGTCAGACATTCCAGCAagcttttttgaaaatcaatggAATATTTTTTTCCTA GCTCGATTTTGCTTCAAAGTGAGTGATAACTTGGCCAAACGATTTTTGCTGCAATCACTTGGCAAAAAATGGAGGGAACATAGGATAAAGCTTTGGAATGATTTTTATGATCCGAGGTTGAGTAAAACCGAGATCATAAATAATGCACCAGAAGATATTGCTCCTGATCAATGGGCTTTATTTGTAGAATATCGTTTGAAGCCTGAAACTCAG AAACTTTGTAAGAGGAATCAAGAAATTCGACAAAAACAAATAATTTCTCATACTTCAGGTGCTAAATCAATTGCAAGAAGAAAGGCTGAATTG ACGGAAGAGACGGGAAAAGAAGTTAGTAGGGTTCAAATGTGGGACATCACTCACAAGAAAATAGATGGAAGTTATGTTAATGAAAAGGCTAAAGAAATAGCG GAGAAGATTGAAGCACATAGTAGCCAACAACCGATGGAATCAACTGTTAATTCTCCTCTTGATGCTCTTGGAGTAGTTTTTGGGAAAGAGCACCCTGGTCGTGTTCGAGGTTTAGGTATGGGAGTTGTTCCAACAATTGCTTTCAAGAACAACACTACAAGGATTAGTCAAATGAATTTAGGTTCTTCAAATGATGTTGGCACATCATCTACTTGTGGTTCAAATGTGCAAGAAGAGTTAGATGCCGTTAAAGCGCAATTGCAAGCGCTAGTCTCCTATATTGCTTCTAAGGAAGGAGGTAAAATTCCAATACAATTGGCTGGAATGTTCCCTACTCAACAAGTTTCACAG GGATTGGATCAGGAGAGTGAGATTCTATCACCAAAAGAGTTAGGAAGTAGGTCTTATGGAGCAAGCAACAAGGAAGCATGA